The following proteins are co-located in the Echinicola sp. 20G genome:
- a CDS encoding transporter substrate-binding domain-containing protein — translation MKHNLLIFTILCVSVFAVSCGEAQKKKKREVPYWENPVQLDLEGIKKRGFIRAVVDNSSTSYYIYRGRRMGYEYELLRNLAKRLDVQLRLIVNQDVQRAYYLLNTGGADIIAINLVVNDERKKYGAFTDPLTSLSSVLVQNREKATIKKVEGLDGKTIHVRQSTIYRSQLEYLEDSLQIDIDIIEEDKNSDELVEEVVREEIEYTLVDEGVALVNSTYYRGIDVGLKVNEPRPVAWAVRTNAPNLLEAVNDWMEKGKSSTYFAILYGKYFLNKKNNYYRNKSPFSSISGDRISIYDDLIKQGAEVLGWDWRLLASLVYKESRFDTVATSYAGAKGLLQLMPVTLERFGVSNPNDPLESLMGGVRYLKYLDKFWLERVPETNERIKFILASYNVGHGHVNDAWRLALKFGKDTQRWKNVAYYLERKSQPKYYRDPVVRSGYAKGYLAVAYVQDILSIYESYRVLVEP, via the coding sequence ATGAAGCATAACCTGTTAATTTTTACCATCTTATGTGTTAGTGTTTTTGCAGTTTCATGTGGTGAAGCCCAAAAAAAGAAAAAGAGAGAAGTTCCCTATTGGGAAAATCCTGTCCAATTAGATTTAGAAGGAATAAAAAAGAGAGGTTTTATTCGAGCGGTGGTGGACAACTCATCAACCAGTTATTATATCTACAGGGGACGCAGGATGGGCTATGAGTATGAGTTGTTGAGAAATCTGGCGAAAAGACTGGATGTGCAGTTGAGATTGATTGTCAATCAGGATGTCCAAAGAGCTTATTACTTACTCAATACAGGTGGAGCAGATATTATAGCTATTAATTTGGTTGTCAATGATGAACGAAAGAAGTATGGAGCTTTTACTGACCCACTTACTTCTCTTTCTTCTGTATTGGTTCAAAATCGCGAAAAGGCTACCATAAAAAAAGTTGAAGGGCTGGATGGCAAAACCATCCACGTCAGGCAATCAACCATATACAGAAGCCAACTGGAATATTTAGAGGATAGCTTGCAAATTGATATCGACATCATCGAGGAAGATAAAAATTCTGATGAATTGGTGGAGGAAGTAGTCCGGGAAGAAATTGAATACACCTTGGTGGACGAAGGAGTTGCCTTGGTAAACTCAACCTATTATAGAGGAATTGATGTGGGGCTTAAGGTCAATGAACCCCGCCCGGTAGCTTGGGCAGTAAGAACTAATGCCCCAAACCTGTTGGAAGCAGTAAACGACTGGATGGAAAAAGGCAAAAGTTCTACTTACTTTGCCATCCTTTACGGGAAATATTTTTTGAACAAGAAAAACAACTATTACAGAAACAAAAGTCCTTTTTCTTCCATCTCTGGAGACCGGATTTCAATATATGATGACCTCATCAAACAAGGCGCGGAAGTGCTAGGTTGGGACTGGCGGCTTTTGGCCTCTTTGGTTTATAAAGAATCAAGATTCGATACAGTGGCTACCAGTTATGCCGGGGCCAAGGGGTTGTTACAGTTGATGCCGGTAACTTTAGAGCGCTTTGGTGTAAGTAATCCGAATGACCCGTTGGAAAGTTTAATGGGAGGGGTTCGCTATTTGAAATACTTGGATAAATTCTGGTTGGAGCGTGTGCCCGAAACCAATGAACGCATCAAGTTTATCTTGGCGTCCTATAATGTAGGACATGGTCATGTCAATGATGCTTGGAGACTCGCCTTGAAGTTTGGGAAGGACACACAAAGATGGAAAAATGTGGCCTATTACCTGGAGAGGAAATCACAGCCAAAATACTATAGGGACCCAGTAGTTAGAAGTGGTTATGCAAAGGGCTATTTGGCGGTTGCATATGTCCAGGATATATTAAGTATTTATGAGTCATACAGGGTGCTGGTAGAACCATAA
- a CDS encoding LytTR family DNA-binding domain-containing protein: MKVGIIDDELHCIESLEHELADLAPEIVVAFSSTNVEEAMDLLKKVEVDLLFLDVEMPRLNGFELLDVIGNINFEVVFTTAYSQYAVKAFQYKAFHYLLKPISKGELQGVLDKFEDVKQHEKDRLDHKMTEFIDQLKKNNIIKSKIAVPVSEGLEFIKVDEIIYAQSQNNYTLLYLDDGSNLLFSKTLKEVEKTLSKYFFIRIHQSYLINPNYMRKYYRNDGGSVLMENGKNLPISQRKKEEILSLFEAIVKNKSM; this comes from the coding sequence ATGAAGGTTGGGATCATCGATGACGAGTTACATTGTATAGAGAGTTTGGAACATGAGCTGGCTGACTTAGCCCCGGAAATTGTGGTCGCTTTTTCGTCGACCAATGTGGAAGAGGCGATGGATTTGCTTAAGAAAGTGGAGGTAGACCTTTTATTTTTAGATGTGGAAATGCCTAGGTTGAATGGTTTTGAGCTGTTGGATGTAATAGGGAATATCAACTTTGAGGTGGTATTTACAACGGCTTACAGTCAATATGCTGTCAAGGCATTTCAATATAAGGCCTTTCATTATTTGCTTAAGCCTATCAGCAAAGGAGAACTTCAAGGAGTTCTGGATAAGTTTGAAGATGTAAAGCAACATGAAAAAGACCGACTGGATCATAAAATGACTGAGTTTATCGACCAGCTTAAAAAGAATAACATCATCAAGTCCAAGATTGCGGTGCCAGTTAGCGAAGGTTTGGAGTTCATCAAAGTAGATGAAATTATTTATGCCCAAAGTCAAAACAACTATACATTACTTTACCTGGACGATGGAAGTAACCTGCTATTTAGCAAAACGCTAAAGGAAGTGGAGAAAACCTTGAGCAAATATTTTTTTATTAGAATCCACCAATCCTATCTCATTAATCCCAATTATATGAGAAAATATTATCGAAATGATGGAGGTAGTGTTTTAATGGAAAATGGTAAAAATTTACCGATCAGCCAGCGAAAGAAAGAGGAAATTCTTAGCCTATTTGAAGCGATTGTAAAAAATAAATCAATGTAA
- a CDS encoding glycine--tRNA ligase: MAKTEQATENAQLKDIISHAKEYGFVYPSSEIYDGLQAVYDYGAYGVELKNNLKRLWWESMTRLNDNIVGIDAAIFMHPTTWKASGHVDSFNDPMIDNKDSKKRYRADVLIEEKAAGLEKEGKEEEAKSLLAAMGKLLEAEDLAGVKDLIVNENITCPISGTSNWTDVRQFNLMFSTQVGSVAEDASTIYLRPETAQGIFVNFLNVQKTARMKVPFGIAQIGKAFRNEIVARQFIFRMREFEQMEMQYFVRPGSELDWYKSWAETRVKWHKALGIPEDKLRTHDHDKLAHYANAAMDIEYDFPFGFKEVEGIHSRTDFDLKSHQEFSKKKQQYFDPEINQNYIPYVIETSIGADRLFLMTLCNAYTEEEVEGKSRTYLKFHPAIAPVKAAILPLTKKDGLPEKGKEIFNKLKFDFNIIYEEAASIGKRYTRQDLIGTPYCIAVDHQTLEDNTVTIRHRDTTEQERVHIDELYGKLAEATSFKNIFEQI, encoded by the coding sequence ATGGCAAAGACAGAACAAGCAACTGAAAACGCACAACTGAAAGATATCATTTCCCATGCGAAAGAATATGGTTTTGTATATCCTTCTTCAGAAATATATGACGGACTCCAAGCGGTATACGATTATGGCGCCTATGGAGTGGAGCTAAAAAATAACCTCAAAAGACTTTGGTGGGAGTCCATGACAAGGCTGAACGATAACATTGTTGGAATCGATGCAGCTATTTTCATGCACCCAACCACTTGGAAAGCTTCTGGTCACGTGGACAGCTTTAATGATCCAATGATTGACAACAAGGACAGTAAGAAGCGCTATCGTGCAGATGTTCTTATTGAAGAAAAAGCTGCTGGATTGGAGAAAGAAGGCAAAGAAGAAGAGGCAAAATCTCTCCTTGCCGCCATGGGCAAATTGTTGGAAGCGGAAGACTTGGCAGGTGTAAAAGACCTTATTGTCAACGAAAACATCACTTGCCCAATCAGTGGCACTTCCAACTGGACTGATGTTAGACAATTCAACCTGATGTTTTCTACTCAAGTAGGGTCAGTAGCGGAAGATGCCTCTACCATTTACCTGAGACCAGAAACAGCACAAGGGATCTTCGTGAATTTCCTTAACGTTCAAAAAACTGCCAGAATGAAGGTTCCTTTTGGCATTGCCCAAATTGGTAAGGCCTTCAGAAATGAAATCGTAGCCCGTCAGTTCATTTTCCGTATGCGGGAATTTGAACAGATGGAGATGCAATATTTTGTAAGACCTGGTTCAGAATTGGATTGGTACAAAAGCTGGGCTGAAACCCGAGTGAAATGGCACAAAGCTTTGGGCATTCCTGAGGATAAATTAAGAACCCATGACCATGATAAATTGGCCCACTACGCCAATGCTGCCATGGATATTGAATATGATTTCCCATTTGGTTTCAAAGAAGTGGAAGGAATTCATTCGAGAACGGATTTTGACCTGAAGAGCCATCAGGAATTTTCTAAAAAGAAGCAACAATACTTCGATCCAGAAATCAACCAAAATTACATTCCTTACGTGATCGAAACATCCATTGGAGCCGACAGGTTGTTCTTGATGACCCTTTGCAATGCCTACACAGAAGAAGAGGTAGAAGGCAAATCAAGAACATATTTAAAGTTCCATCCAGCGATTGCCCCAGTTAAGGCTGCTATCCTTCCTCTGACCAAAAAAGATGGGCTTCCTGAAAAAGGAAAAGAGATCTTCAACAAGTTGAAATTTGATTTCAATATCATCTATGAAGAGGCAGCTTCTATCGGTAAGCGATATACTCGTCAGGATTTGATCGGAACACCTTACTGTATCGCAGTGGATCACCAAACATTAGAAGACAATACGGTAACCATCCGTCATAGGGATACTACTGAACAAGAGAGGGTGCACATCGACGAACTTTATGGCAAACTTGCCGAAGCAACAAGCTTTAAAAATATCTTCGAACAGATCTAA
- a CDS encoding Clp protease ClpB, translating to MKKLLFIVLLMFPLISFAQEKLEKLVKERQSLHQRWKSSESQKSGIFGNRTKKDMIETNDWMERIILKDNQIMDELEMLKNIETTEIKYEKDDYKFIAQKQEQDIGKLKRALLDKDEEISAIKNSKRTYEWTTLIFFVCTGVLGYLFYKLKFKS from the coding sequence ATGAAAAAACTATTGTTTATCGTTCTTTTAATGTTTCCATTGATTTCTTTTGCCCAGGAAAAGCTGGAAAAACTGGTCAAGGAACGCCAAAGTCTCCACCAAAGGTGGAAATCTTCTGAATCTCAAAAATCTGGAATCTTTGGTAATCGCACCAAAAAAGACATGATCGAGACCAATGACTGGATGGAGCGCATTATCCTCAAAGACAATCAGATCATGGACGAATTGGAGATGTTGAAGAACATTGAGACCACCGAAATCAAATACGAAAAGGACGATTATAAATTCATCGCTCAAAAACAAGAACAGGACATTGGCAAACTTAAGCGGGCTTTACTCGATAAAGATGAGGAGATCAGCGCAATAAAAAACAGCAAAAGGACTTACGAATGGACCACATTGATTTTCTTTGTCTGCACTGGGGTATTGGGCTATTTGTTCTATAAACTAAAATTCAAAAGTTGA
- a CDS encoding tetratricopeptide repeat protein — protein MRITKSLAFGFTVSQPLIYGSICLLVFIFCIITDLHAQGSEFIQKDASAVDEAIQRSKEIHRNRHNEEEEYEEAEQAVSLSLDLGDTLLYAKSLDNLGLLYRYHQRYEEAIPLHIKAFELIAKEDSSFLAKMIYANNAGVASRYAEDYDKAVLYYLEALKIAEKQGDLRNIAISCNGLGNTLLHLSGREEDALAYFERSLEAERERGNTLGIAMNYLSIGDYFTDKGDYVEARNYLDKLLEINKTRKDTFGLGITYEYFGQNYFQEGKDLQQAAIYFQQSKSLFEQLGDEHKLADLAKRQGDVFKAQGRFIQAIDFYEKSWEMAEELKNKGLIMDCALSLSEIYELQANDRFALEYLKISQQYKDSVALINQETQIAAIEKRYAIEKKESQIELLEKDKALQQSQLDSQQAALKSHQIILLLMVLVLIAIVAIALMQYRNIKEKKRANLLLRKQNKQISEQKDEIVKVNKQLEVTFEELIEEQKNAEEKRVKLLESKFENRIQSLALQSLESQMNPHFLFNGMNAVRWLVMKNKNDEAKEYIDTFAQLLRMSLTNNRKSSISLQEELKSTGLYLKIENLRFGSEFSYSIEVAPEVNPEHINVPPKILQPLVENAIKHGLLPSRKKHKVLEIKVRESQGGISVEVVDNGTGIKYRKGDNSEPKPDGTHLGLRLIEERLAIYNQQNEGEVKFVIATKKNDEGGVSGTRAEIHILMEADPV, from the coding sequence ATGCGTATTACTAAATCTCTAGCTTTTGGCTTTACGGTTAGTCAGCCGTTAATCTATGGAAGCATATGCTTGCTGGTATTTATTTTTTGCATCATAACTGATCTCCATGCACAAGGAAGCGAGTTTATACAAAAAGATGCAAGCGCGGTAGATGAAGCTATTCAGCGTTCGAAGGAAATTCATAGGAACAGACATAATGAGGAAGAGGAATATGAAGAAGCAGAGCAAGCAGTAAGTCTCTCATTAGATTTGGGAGATACACTACTTTATGCCAAATCACTGGACAATCTGGGGTTGCTTTATCGATACCATCAGCGCTATGAAGAAGCCATTCCACTTCATATCAAGGCCTTTGAATTGATAGCTAAGGAAGATTCTTCTTTTTTGGCCAAAATGATTTATGCCAATAATGCCGGCGTGGCCAGTCGCTATGCAGAGGATTATGATAAAGCGGTATTGTATTACTTGGAAGCATTGAAAATAGCAGAGAAGCAAGGTGATTTAAGAAATATTGCGATTTCATGTAATGGCTTGGGAAATACATTGTTGCATCTTTCAGGAAGAGAGGAAGATGCTTTGGCGTACTTTGAAAGGTCGCTAGAAGCAGAAAGGGAAAGGGGCAATACTCTAGGTATAGCGATGAACTACCTCTCGATTGGGGATTATTTTACGGATAAAGGAGATTATGTAGAGGCCAGAAACTATTTGGATAAGCTGTTGGAGATCAATAAAACCAGGAAAGATACTTTTGGCTTAGGGATTACTTATGAATATTTTGGTCAGAATTATTTCCAAGAAGGAAAAGACCTACAACAGGCAGCCATTTATTTTCAACAGTCTAAATCATTGTTTGAGCAGCTGGGAGATGAACATAAGCTGGCGGATTTGGCAAAAAGGCAAGGAGATGTTTTCAAGGCTCAAGGGAGATTTATTCAGGCGATTGACTTTTATGAGAAATCTTGGGAAATGGCAGAAGAACTCAAGAATAAAGGCTTGATCATGGATTGCGCCCTTAGCCTATCGGAAATTTATGAACTCCAGGCAAATGACCGATTTGCTTTGGAGTACCTGAAAATCTCACAGCAATATAAAGATAGCGTTGCGCTGATCAATCAGGAAACACAGATTGCTGCAATAGAAAAAAGGTATGCTATTGAGAAGAAAGAGTCACAAATTGAGCTTTTGGAAAAAGATAAGGCTCTTCAGCAGTCTCAGTTGGATAGTCAGCAAGCAGCTTTAAAAAGCCATCAGATTATTTTGCTATTGATGGTACTTGTATTGATAGCCATTGTGGCCATTGCCCTTATGCAATACAGAAATATTAAGGAAAAGAAGCGGGCCAACCTTTTGTTGAGAAAACAGAATAAACAGATCAGCGAACAGAAGGATGAAATAGTAAAAGTCAATAAGCAGTTAGAAGTCACCTTTGAAGAATTGATTGAAGAGCAGAAAAATGCAGAAGAGAAAAGGGTCAAGTTATTGGAAAGTAAATTTGAAAATAGGATTCAGTCTCTTGCTTTACAGTCTTTGGAGTCTCAAATGAATCCTCATTTTTTGTTTAATGGAATGAATGCTGTGAGGTGGTTGGTGATGAAGAACAAAAATGATGAAGCCAAGGAATACATAGATACATTTGCACAGCTATTAAGGATGAGTTTGACCAATAACAGAAAGTCATCCATAAGTCTGCAAGAAGAGCTAAAATCAACAGGCCTTTATCTAAAAATAGAAAACCTAAGATTTGGGAGTGAGTTCTCTTATAGCATAGAAGTAGCTCCAGAAGTTAACCCAGAACATATCAATGTTCCACCTAAGATTTTACAACCATTAGTAGAAAATGCGATCAAGCATGGATTGCTCCCAAGTCGGAAAAAGCATAAAGTACTGGAAATTAAGGTAAGAGAAAGCCAAGGAGGGATATCCGTGGAGGTGGTGGACAACGGAACCGGAATTAAGTATAGAAAAGGGGATAATAGTGAGCCAAAGCCTGATGGCACTCATTTAGGCTTGAGGTTAATAGAGGAAAGGTTGGCGATATATAATCAGCAAAATGAAGGAGAAGTGAAATTTGTGATTGCAACCAAAAAGAATGATGAAGGAGGAGTATCAGGTACTAGAGCGGAAATACATATCCTGATGGAAGCAGACCCCGTTTGA
- a CDS encoding TolC family protein, which yields MIKYCFLILVSLVVSGKLYAQEELTFEQAIMLGLENNYDIKIALQDKELTEIDKKIGLGALLPSVDATYGRTSSTEDVEQQFVNENQPRNIDNAKSTGENFNLNAIYGFRYDAVVAMKRLGKLSEIGELQAKVVIENTVAAISDAYYRLVLELERYEVLNETLELSQDRLDIAQAQYELGGASKTEFLAAQVDYNADLSQVVSQEQVIQNARINLNELMAMESNTEFLINDTIIVNDGLQLDALMSQAFDQNKMLLINQRQENVAYLQLKEIQAQRLPVLTLDGSYRQTVSNSDAGFLIQNKRKGYNFGATLGINIFSGFTLNRRIQRAKVEQEAQAYVMDQYEVQLRSDLHRAYNVYDNSKRRLEIERENYKVVEENTDIAFDRFKSGLTSYLEFRDAQVNRLEAESRLINAIFSIKVAEVELLRLAGGIYYNSNDDEVIN from the coding sequence ATGATAAAGTATTGTTTTTTGATTTTAGTCTCCCTTGTGGTCTCAGGAAAGCTTTATGCCCAAGAGGAATTGACATTTGAGCAAGCTATCATGTTGGGGCTGGAAAATAATTATGACATTAAGATAGCCCTACAAGACAAAGAGCTTACGGAGATCGATAAGAAAATTGGCTTGGGAGCTTTACTTCCAAGCGTAGATGCAACCTATGGTAGGACTTCCAGTACAGAGGATGTGGAGCAACAGTTTGTCAATGAAAACCAGCCAAGAAATATTGATAACGCGAAGTCCACGGGAGAGAATTTCAATCTCAATGCCATTTATGGGTTCAGGTATGATGCTGTGGTGGCCATGAAGAGGCTGGGGAAGCTGAGTGAGATCGGGGAGTTGCAAGCTAAAGTGGTTATTGAAAACACGGTAGCAGCCATTTCTGATGCTTACTATAGGTTGGTATTGGAGTTAGAGAGGTATGAAGTGCTGAATGAAACGCTGGAACTGTCTCAGGATCGTTTGGATATTGCGCAAGCGCAATATGAATTGGGGGGAGCCTCCAAGACGGAGTTTTTGGCTGCACAGGTTGATTACAATGCGGATTTGTCCCAAGTGGTATCTCAAGAACAAGTGATTCAAAATGCTCGCATCAATTTGAATGAATTGATGGCCATGGAGTCAAATACTGAGTTTCTGATCAATGATACCATTATTGTGAATGATGGGTTGCAATTGGATGCTTTGATGTCCCAAGCTTTTGACCAAAACAAAATGTTGTTGATCAACCAGAGGCAGGAGAATGTGGCCTATCTTCAACTGAAGGAAATACAAGCCCAGCGCTTACCGGTTTTGACCCTAGACGGAAGCTACAGACAGACCGTGTCCAATTCAGATGCAGGTTTTTTAATTCAAAATAAAAGAAAGGGCTACAACTTCGGAGCTACTTTAGGAATAAATATATTTAGCGGATTTACCTTGAATCGCAGGATCCAAAGAGCAAAAGTGGAGCAAGAAGCCCAAGCATATGTGATGGATCAATATGAGGTTCAATTGAGGTCAGACCTTCACCGGGCCTACAATGTTTATGATAACAGCAAGAGGAGACTTGAGATAGAGCGGGAAAATTATAAGGTGGTAGAAGAAAATACAGACATAGCCTTTGACCGGTTTAAATCTGGTTTGACCAGCTACTTGGAATTTAGGGATGCACAAGTGAACCGGTTGGAAGCGGAAAGTCGGTTGATCAATGCCATTTTCTCTATTAAAGTGGCTGAAGTGGAGCTTTTGCGTTTGGCAGGAGGGATATATTATAACAGTAATGACGACGAAGTGATCAATTAA
- a CDS encoding efflux RND transporter permease subunit has product MASLSTISIRRPVLAIVFSLTILLFGIIGMSFLGVREYPSVDPPIINVRTTYVGANADVIEAQITEPLEESINGISGIKTLTSTSNDGTSNITVEFDVGADMEAAANDVRDKVARAQRNLPPDAEPPVVSKADADSQPIVFLNVQSKKKSLLEISDIADNIFKERLQTIPGVSEVRIWGEKEYAMRLRMDPIRMASYGVTPLDVLNKVQSENVELPSGRIEGSTIELSVRTKSRLSTPDEFNQLIIKEDNNNIVRFQDVGKAELAPLNERTVLKRDGVPMVGVVLVPLPGSNSIEIVDEFYRRLEFIKKDLPSDIELGIGFDTTQYIRSSISEVQETILLAFLLVVAIIFIFLRDWRTTFIPVLTIPISLVGVFFVMYLMDFSINVLTLLGIVLSIGLVVDDAIVVLENIYSKIEKGENPDTAAEKGAEEIFFAVIATTIALAAVFLPVIFLSGTTGRLFREFGIVVAGAVIISSFVALTMTPMLSSKLLKKREKHNWFYNFSEPFFLWLNEKYERALVMFMKVRWISFIVIVLMGVGIYALFISIPSELAPVEDRGEMRINMSGPEGATFDYMDRVIDELLHEMMTSISPDIWHSFISVTSPGFGTASTNSGFIRVRLVDAHEREVSQQQVFEQISGILKNKTDVRAFASQPQSIGDRRGGLPVQYVIQAPSLEKLKEVIPPFMDRVNQSSVFEFSDINLKFTKPEIEVEIDRDKARNIGVSVQEIARTLQLSYSGQRFDYFIMNGKQYQVVGEMQLEDRNEPINLRMLYVRAENGQLVQLDNLVTIKEKSTPPQLYRFNRFVSATISAGLAPKQTIGNGLEEMDLIAAEVLDDTFTTDVAGVSKEFRESSNSLIFAFLFALILIYLVLSAQFESFMDPLTIMFTVPLALCGALLSLWLFDFTLNIFSQIGIIMLIGLVTKNGILIVEFANQRKAHGLDIEEAIVGAAAARFRPILMTSLSTILGILPIALALGAGAESRMPMGVAVIGGLVISTLLTLFVIPAVYTYLTSKSGRLARV; this is encoded by the coding sequence ATGGCCAGTTTATCAACCATAAGTATCAGAAGGCCAGTTTTGGCCATTGTATTTTCCCTAACCATATTGCTCTTTGGGATTATAGGAATGAGCTTTTTGGGGGTAAGGGAATACCCTAGTGTGGATCCCCCAATTATCAATGTCAGGACAACCTATGTGGGAGCTAATGCAGATGTAATTGAAGCGCAGATTACCGAACCTTTGGAGGAATCCATTAATGGTATTTCTGGAATCAAGACCTTGACTTCCACAAGTAATGACGGAACCAGTAATATTACAGTGGAATTTGACGTGGGAGCTGATATGGAAGCGGCTGCCAACGACGTTCGTGATAAAGTGGCCCGAGCGCAAAGAAACTTACCTCCTGATGCTGAGCCACCAGTTGTATCTAAAGCGGATGCCGATTCTCAGCCCATTGTTTTTTTGAATGTCCAAAGTAAGAAAAAGAGTCTCCTAGAGATATCGGATATCGCGGATAATATATTTAAGGAAAGGCTGCAAACCATTCCTGGCGTGAGTGAAGTTAGGATATGGGGAGAGAAAGAATATGCCATGCGTTTGAGGATGGATCCTATTCGAATGGCCTCTTATGGGGTTACTCCTTTGGATGTACTGAATAAAGTTCAAAGTGAAAATGTAGAATTACCTTCAGGAAGAATAGAAGGTTCTACGATTGAACTGTCAGTAAGAACAAAGAGTAGGCTTTCCACACCTGATGAATTCAACCAGTTGATTATCAAAGAGGACAATAACAATATTGTTCGATTTCAGGATGTAGGAAAAGCGGAACTCGCACCGTTGAATGAACGGACAGTCTTAAAAAGAGACGGTGTACCCATGGTTGGGGTAGTATTGGTGCCACTTCCAGGATCAAACAGTATTGAGATTGTTGATGAGTTTTACAGAAGGCTGGAATTTATCAAGAAAGATTTACCAAGCGATATAGAGTTGGGAATTGGTTTTGATACCACCCAATATATCAGAAGCTCCATTAGCGAGGTGCAGGAAACCATCTTGTTGGCATTTTTGCTCGTGGTGGCCATTATTTTTATTTTTCTGAGGGATTGGAGGACAACCTTTATCCCGGTTTTGACCATTCCTATTTCTTTGGTAGGGGTCTTCTTCGTGATGTATTTGATGGATTTTTCTATCAATGTACTGACCTTACTCGGCATTGTGCTATCAATTGGTCTGGTAGTGGATGATGCCATTGTGGTATTGGAAAATATCTATTCAAAAATAGAAAAAGGAGAGAATCCAGATACGGCGGCTGAAAAAGGTGCTGAAGAGATTTTCTTTGCCGTAATCGCCACCACCATCGCCTTGGCAGCTGTATTCTTGCCAGTGATTTTCCTTTCCGGAACCACAGGACGTTTGTTCCGTGAATTTGGGATTGTAGTAGCAGGTGCAGTGATCATTTCCTCCTTTGTGGCCTTGACCATGACTCCCATGCTCAGCTCTAAATTATTGAAGAAGCGAGAGAAGCATAACTGGTTTTATAATTTCTCAGAGCCGTTCTTCTTATGGCTAAATGAAAAATATGAGCGCGCTTTGGTGATGTTCATGAAAGTTAGGTGGATTTCATTTATTGTAATTGTACTGATGGGAGTAGGTATCTATGCCTTGTTCATTTCTATTCCTTCTGAATTAGCTCCTGTGGAAGATAGAGGAGAAATGAGAATCAATATGAGTGGCCCAGAGGGAGCTACTTTTGATTACATGGATCGGGTGATCGATGAACTATTGCATGAAATGATGACTTCCATTTCTCCTGATATTTGGCATAGTTTTATTTCTGTTACTTCTCCCGGCTTTGGTACAGCGAGTACTAACTCTGGATTTATCAGGGTTCGTTTGGTGGATGCCCATGAGCGAGAAGTCAGCCAGCAACAAGTTTTTGAACAGATTTCGGGGATTTTAAAGAATAAAACGGATGTTCGGGCTTTTGCCTCTCAGCCTCAGTCTATTGGAGACAGGAGGGGAGGGCTTCCTGTGCAATATGTGATTCAGGCGCCATCACTGGAGAAGCTGAAGGAGGTCATTCCACCGTTTATGGACAGGGTGAACCAAAGTAGTGTTTTTGAATTTTCAGATATTAATTTAAAATTCACCAAGCCAGAAATTGAAGTAGAAATAGACAGGGACAAAGCAAGGAATATTGGAGTTTCTGTCCAGGAAATAGCCAGGACTTTACAATTATCCTATTCAGGGCAGCGGTTTGATTATTTTATCATGAACGGCAAGCAGTATCAGGTGGTCGGTGAAATGCAGTTGGAAGATAGAAATGAACCGATTAATCTGAGAATGCTATATGTGAGGGCTGAAAACGGCCAATTGGTACAATTGGATAATTTAGTGACAATCAAAGAAAAAAGTACTCCACCACAGCTGTATCGATTCAATCGATTTGTAAGTGCCACCATTTCGGCAGGTTTGGCACCAAAACAAACCATTGGGAACGGATTGGAGGAAATGGATTTGATCGCGGCAGAAGTTTTGGATGATACTTTTACCACTGATGTAGCAGGTGTTTCCAAGGAATTTCGTGAGAGCTCCAATAGTTTGATTTTTGCCTTTTTGTTCGCTCTGATTCTTATTTATCTGGTATTGTCTGCTCAGTTTGAGAGCTTTATGGATCCATTGACCATTATGTTTACCGTGCCATTGGCACTTTGTGGTGCATTGCTGTCTTTATGGCTATTTGATTTTACACTGAATATTTTCAGTCAGATCGGTATAATTATGTTGATTGGTTTGGTTACGAAAAATGGGATCTTGATTGTAGAATTTGCCAACCAACGAAAGGCGCATGGATTGGACATAGAGGAAGCGATTGTGGGAGCCGCCGCCGCGCGTTTCAGGCCAATTCTTATGACCAGTTTGTCTACCATACTAGGTATTTTGCCCATAGCCTTGGCTTTGGGGGCAGGAGCTGAAAGTAGAATGCCTATGGGGGTAGCTGTCATTGGTGGTTTAGTGATTTCTACCCTATTGACACTTTTCGTCATCCCTGCAGTTTACACATATTTGACATCCAAATCAGGAAGATTAGCGAGAGTATGA